The genomic DNA AACTACAACACCTACCGCGAACAGTTTCCGCAGAATTTCATTGGCGGCCTGTTCGGCAGTTTCAAGGAAGCCCAGCTGCTGAAAATCGAAACCGAGGAAGCCCGCCAGGCGGTGAAAGTCACCTTCTAAGTCGACGACCATGGATTTCTTTCAGCATCAGGAGCGGGCCCGCCGCAAGACCGGGCTACTGGTCCTGTATTTTTTTCTGGCCGTTGTTGCCATTCTGGTCTGTGTGAATCTGGCACTACTGCTGGCATTTGCCTGGATGGACGTGCAGCTTCCGCCCAGCCAGTGGCTCACGCACCCCATGACGCTGGGGATCAGCCTGTTCACCCTGCTGGTGATGCTGTGCGGCTGCCTGTTCAAGACCTGGCAATTACGCCGCGGCGGCAAAGGCCTGGCCGCCATGCTCGGCGCTCGCCCGATTGACCCGGACACCCGCCACAGCGACGAAAAAAAGCTGATCAATGTGGTGGAGGAAATGAGCATTGCCTCCGGCATCCCCGCCCCACAGCTTTATGTGCTGGACAAAGAAGAGGCCATTAACGCCTTTGTCGCCGGCTTTCGCCCGTCCGAAACCGTGCTGGTGGTGACCCACGGCACCCTGAAGAAACTCGACCGGGACGAACTGCAGGGCGTCATTGCCCACGAATTCAGCCATATCTTCAATGCCGACATGCGCCTGAACCTGCGCCTGATTGCCGTGCTGGCGGGTATTCTGGCATTGGGCAAGATCGGCGAATTCATGCTGCGCGGCTCCTCCCGGCGAAGCTCTTCCAATCGCAAGGGTAACAGCCTGGTGCTGGTCGGCCTGGCGCTGGTAGTGGTGGGTTATCTGGGGTTGTTCTTCGGACGACTGATCAAGGCAGCCATTTCCCGACAGCGAGAACTGCTGGCCGATGCCTCGGCGGTGCAGTTCACCCGTAACCCGGCCGGACTGGCCGGGGCCCTGATCAAGATCCGTAACGGCGATGGCTCCCATCTGGATTCCGTGCATGCCGAAGACATGAGCCACATGTGCTTCGGGGAAACCCTGGGCTTTCGCTTCCGCAACCTGCTCGCCACCCACCCGCCGCTGGACGAGCGCCTCGGCGCCCTGGGCAACGACTGGGTGGCCCGGGCCCGCACACGGGCGCGAAGTGCCGGTCAATCGGATGTGCTTCCCACGGCTTCCGTACCGGAAGGTGTGGCTGCGTTCAGTGGCGGCAGGGATGCCAGCAGCGGTGACTCGGCCGGCTCCAGCCCGACACCGTCAAGCCGGGTGGGTACAGTCAGTGAGGCGGATGTGGGCTATGCCCGCTCGCTGCTGGAAGCCATTCCCGCAGATCTGCACAAGCAGCTCCACAATCCCCGCCAGGCAGAACTGACTCTGTACGCCCTGATCCTGAGTAGCTCCGACAGCGACCCGCAAAGTCTGCTGCAGAGCGCCGGTATGAGTGAGCACCTGCACGCCCTGCTGCCACTAAGCCAACAATTATCCGACCTGGGCAGCCGCCTGCGTCTGCCTGTCATCGATCTGGCACTACCCACCCTGAAGGGACAACCTTCCGCCCAGCGCAAGGGGATTCTGGAACGACTGGCCCTGCTGACCCGGGCAGACCAGCGCACCACCCTGTTCGAGTGGGCACTGGTGGCCCTGGCCCGACAACAGCTCGACGACCACGCCAGGCGCAATCGCCATACCCGTTTCCACCGCTTCCGCGCAGTGGCCGGCGAGCTGCAACTGGCATTCTCGGTGATGACCTGGGCCAGCGGCGCTCGCGACGAGCAAGCCCGGGCTTTGTTCCGGCAAGCCAGTCATGGGCTGCTGCCCGAGGCCCGTACCTTGTTGCCACTGTCCCAGTGCAGCAGTCAGCGGCTGGGGCAAGCGCTGGACCGGCTTGCCGACCTCTCCCCCCTGCTCAAAGGCCCGGTAATCGACGGGCTGGCGGACTTGGTACTAACTGATGGCAAGGTACAGGTAAGCGAAGCCGAGATGCTGCGCGCCATGGCAGCCTTGATGGAGTGTCCGCTACCGCCGCTTTTTGCGGACAATCAAAGGCGATAAATGCGCACTTCAAAAAAATGAATATCGTTCATTTGTACGATATTTCCTACGCTCCTTGCAGCAAATCACCTCTGTGCTTGCCTGAGATTGCAGGCAAAATGCAGTCATCGTCAGGATTCAGCCACTGGTCGCTGGCGGTGTGATAAGCAGTGAATTTTCAGGGACGATTCAAGAGCAAGGCCGAGGGAAATGCCATGGAACCGAACAAAGCCAGCACCCGCAATGCCTGGGATGCCGTCGCCAGCACTACCACGCAACTCAGAGACGGCAGCCTGGACCCAGCCCTCACCGCTTGGGTGAAAGCCCAGGGGTTCAAT from Alcanivorax sp. includes the following:
- a CDS encoding M48 family metallopeptidase, producing the protein MDFFQHQERARRKTGLLVLYFFLAVVAILVCVNLALLLAFAWMDVQLPPSQWLTHPMTLGISLFTLLVMLCGCLFKTWQLRRGGKGLAAMLGARPIDPDTRHSDEKKLINVVEEMSIASGIPAPQLYVLDKEEAINAFVAGFRPSETVLVVTHGTLKKLDRDELQGVIAHEFSHIFNADMRLNLRLIAVLAGILALGKIGEFMLRGSSRRSSSNRKGNSLVLVGLALVVVGYLGLFFGRLIKAAISRQRELLADASAVQFTRNPAGLAGALIKIRNGDGSHLDSVHAEDMSHMCFGETLGFRFRNLLATHPPLDERLGALGNDWVARARTRARSAGQSDVLPTASVPEGVAAFSGGRDASSGDSAGSSPTPSSRVGTVSEADVGYARSLLEAIPADLHKQLHNPRQAELTLYALILSSSDSDPQSLLQSAGMSEHLHALLPLSQQLSDLGSRLRLPVIDLALPTLKGQPSAQRKGILERLALLTRADQRTTLFEWALVALARQQLDDHARRNRHTRFHRFRAVAGELQLAFSVMTWASGARDEQARALFRQASHGLLPEARTLLPLSQCSSQRLGQALDRLADLSPLLKGPVIDGLADLVLTDGKVQVSEAEMLRAMAALMECPLPPLFADNQRR